One Canis lupus baileyi chromosome 1, mCanLup2.hap1, whole genome shotgun sequence genomic window, GGTGACCCCCACCTTTACCTGGGACGGAGTTCACCCAGAACCCGAGGCTCGCTTACTTCCTTACCAACATCCATCCCACTGGGACGGCCTCCGTTTCCACATGTCCGATGGCATCCGTTCAGAGTTCTCAGGGACAGTTGGTCGCGGCAGACATTCCCGCTGAGCGCAGCTCCATGCACGGTACTCTGTGGTGTCTGCGGTGCAGAATGGGTGCTGCACTCAGCCCGGCCCACGCTCAGGGAGGTTGGTCGCCAGCCTCCCCACACCGCGGAACACAGCGAGGCTCCTGTCATCACCAGGTCAGGCTAATCTACCAGATGGGGTTTCATGGAAGGATGATGCCTCCCGGTCTCCTCACTGGGAGAGGCAGTGGTCCTCACT contains:
- the LOC140635912 gene encoding uncharacterized protein isoform X2 codes for the protein MTGASLCSAVWGGWRPTSLSVGRAECSTHSAPQTPQSTVHGAALSGNVCRDQLSLRTLNGCHRTCGNGGRPSGMDVEWPNERRGRGSIGENVRKQALPSDVQKVLWLKRTSGSAAPKEIQPRSCRHEGLTAHFSGPLRSSEHRNAPR